In Haliaeetus albicilla chromosome 30, bHalAlb1.1, whole genome shotgun sequence, a single genomic region encodes these proteins:
- the LOC138683021 gene encoding olfactory receptor 14I1-like, with protein MSNGSSITQFLLLAFADTRELQLLHFGLFLGIYLAALLANGLIITVIACDHHLHTPMYFFLLNLSLLDLGAISTTVPKAMANSLWNTRAISYPGCAAQAFLFVFLMSAEYFLLTVMAYDRYVAICKPLHYGTLLGSRACVHMAAAAWGTVFLYAVLHTANTFSVPLCRGNAVDQFFCEIPQILKLACSDAYLREVGVLVVSACLVLGCFVSIVLSYGQIFRAVLRIPSEQGRHKAFSTCLPHLTVVSLFISTAVFAYLKPPSLSSPSLDLLVAVLYSVVPPAVNPLIYSMRNHEIKDALRKLTTGCFLEGINCLLSSE; from the coding sequence ATGTCCAACGgcagctccatcacccagttcctcctcctggcatttgcagacacgcgggagctgcagctcttgcacttcgggctcttcctgggcatctacctggctgccctcctggccaacGGCCTCATCATCACAGTCATAGCCTgtgaccaccacctccacacacccatgtacttcttcctcctcaacctctccctccttgacCTGGGcgccatctccaccactgtccctaAAGCCATGGCCAACTCCCTTTGGAATACCAGGGCCATCTCCTACCCAGGATGTGCTGCCCAGgcatttctgtttgtctttttgatgtcagcagagtattttcttctcactgtcatggcctatgaccgctacgttgccatctgcaaacccctgcactacgggaccctcctgggcagcagagcttgtgtccacatggcagcagctgcctggggcactGTTTTCCtctatgctgtgctgcacactgccaatacattttcagtacCCCTCTGCCgaggcaatgctgtggaccagttcttctgtgaaatcccccagatcctcaagctcgCCTGCTCAGATGCCTACCTCCGGGAAGTTGGGGTACTTGTGGTTAGTGCCTGTTTAGTCCTTGGGTGTTTTGTTTccattgtgctgtcctatgggcagatcttcagggctgtgctgaggatcccctctgagcagggacggcacaaagccttttccacctgCCTCCCTCACCTCACCGTGGTCTCCTTGTTTATAAGTACTGCCGtgtttgcctacctgaagcccccctccctgtcctccccatccctggacctgctggtggcagttctgtactcagtggtgcctccagcagtgaaccccctcatctacagcatgagaaacCATGAGATCAAGGATGCCCTGAGAAAACTAACCACTGGGTGCTTTTTAGAAGGAATAAACTGCCTCTTGTCTTCTGAATAA
- the LOC138683020 gene encoding olfactory receptor 14J1-like, with protein MSNHSSITEFLLLAFADTRELQLLHFWLFLGIYLAALLANGLIITAIACDHRLHTPMNFFLLNLSLLDLGSISTTVPKAMASSLWDTRAISFLGCAAQVFFVFFLFGAEYSLLTVMAYDRYVAICKPLHYGTLLGSRACVHMAAAAWGSGFLHAVLHTANTFSVPLCQGNAVDQFFCEIPQILKLACSDAYLREVGVLAVGVCFGFGCFVFIVLSYVQIFRAVLRIPSEQGRHKAFSMCLPHLAVASLFISTVMFAYLKPPSISSPSLDLLVAVLYSVVPPAVNPFLCSIRNQDLQDALKKLIQSVIFQKQ; from the coding sequence ATGTCCAACCACAGCTCCATCACcgagttcctcctcctggcatttgcagacacacgggagctgcagctcttgcacttctggctcttcctgggcatctacctggctgccctcctggccaacGGCCTCATCATCACTGCCATAGCCTGTGACCACCGCCTCCACACCCCCATgaacttcttcctcctcaacctctccctccttgacctgggctccatctccaccactgtccccaaagccatggccaGCTCCCTCTGGGACACCAGGGCCATTTCCTTCTTGGGATGTGCTGCTCAGGTCTTCTTTGTATTCTTCTTGTTTGGTGCAGAGTATTCTCTcctcactgtcatggcctatgaccgctacgttgccatctgcaagcccctgcactacgggaccctcctgggcagcagagcttgtgtccacatggcagcagctgcctggggcagtgggtttctCCATGCTGTCCTGCACACTGCCAATACTTTTTCAGTAcccctctgccaaggcaatgctgtggaccagttcttctgtgaaatcccccagatcctcaagctcgcctgctcagatgcctacctcagggaagttggggTACTTGCAGTTGGTgtctgttttggatttgggtgttttgttttcattgtgctgtcctatgtgcagatcttcagggccgtgctgaggatcccttctgagcagggacggcacaaagccttttccatgtgcctCCCTCACCTCGCCGTGGCTTCCTTGTTTATCAGCACTGTCAtgtttgcctacctgaagcccccctccatctcctccccatccctggacctgctggtggcagttctgtactcagtggtgcctccagcagtgaatcccttcctctgcagcattAGGAACCAGGATCTCCAAGATGCACTGAAGAAGCTGATTCAATCAGTAATCTTTCAGAAGCAATAA